Proteins encoded together in one Helicobacter pylori window:
- a CDS encoding Ppx/GppA family phosphatase yields the protein MAKITTVIDIGSNSVRLAVFKKTSQFGFYLLFETKSKVRISEGCYAFNGILQEIPMQRAVKALSEFKEIALKYKSKKILCVATSAVRDAPNRLEFVARVKKACGLQIKIIDGQKEALYGGIACANLLHKNSGITIDIGGGSTECALIEKGKIKDLISLDVGTIRIKEMFLDKDLEVKLAKAFIQKEVSKLPFKHKNAFGVGGTIRALSKVLMKRFCYPIDSLHGYEIDAHKNLAFIEKIVTLKEDQLRLLGVNEERLDSIRSGALILSVVLEHLKTSLMITSGVGVREGVFLSDLLRNHYHKFPPNINPSLISLKDRFLPHEKHSQKVKKECVKLFEALSPLHKIDEKYLFHLKIAGELASMGKILSVYLAHKHSAYFILNALSYGFSHQDRAIICLLAQFSHKKIPKDNAIAHMSAMMPSLLTLQWLSFILSLAENLCLTDSHHLKYTLEKNKLVIHSNGALYLAKEMLPKLVKPIPLMIEFA from the coding sequence ATGGCTAAAATCACAACCGTGATTGATATAGGCTCTAATTCAGTGCGTTTGGCTGTCTTTAAAAAGACGAGCCAGTTTGGGTTTTACTTGCTTTTTGAGACCAAGTCTAAGGTTAGGATTTCAGAGGGCTGTTATGCGTTTAATGGAATCTTACAAGAAATCCCCATGCAAAGAGCCGTTAAAGCCTTGAGCGAATTTAAAGAAATCGCCCTCAAATACAAAAGCAAAAAAATCCTGTGCGTGGCGACCTCAGCGGTGCGCGATGCCCCTAATCGGTTAGAGTTTGTAGCGAGGGTGAAAAAGGCTTGCGGTTTGCAAATCAAAATCATTGATGGGCAAAAAGAAGCGCTCTATGGCGGGATCGCATGCGCGAATTTGTTGCATAAAAATTCAGGGATCACGATAGACATTGGAGGGGGTAGCACCGAGTGCGCGTTGATTGAAAAAGGCAAGATTAAAGATCTCATCTCGCTTGATGTTGGCACGATCCGCATTAAAGAAATGTTTTTAGACAAAGACTTAGAGGTCAAACTGGCTAAAGCCTTTATCCAAAAAGAGGTCTCTAAACTGCCCTTTAAGCATAAAAACGCCTTTGGGGTGGGGGGGACGATTAGGGCGTTGAGTAAGGTGCTGATGAAACGCTTTTGTTACCCTATTGATTCTTTGCATGGCTATGAAATAGATGCACATAAAAATTTAGCGTTCATTGAAAAGATTGTTACGCTCAAAGAAGATCAATTACGGCTTTTAGGGGTGAATGAAGAGCGTTTGGATAGCATTAGGAGCGGGGCGTTGATTTTATCAGTCGTTTTGGAGCATTTAAAAACTTCTTTAATGATCACTAGTGGGGTAGGGGTGAGAGAAGGCGTGTTTTTGAGCGATTTATTACGAAACCATTACCATAAATTCCCCCCCAATATCAACCCTTCTCTCATCTCTTTAAAAGATCGCTTTTTGCCCCATGAAAAACACAGCCAAAAGGTCAAAAAAGAATGCGTGAAATTGTTTGAAGCCTTATCGCCTTTGCATAAAATAGATGAAAAATACCTTTTCCATTTAAAGATTGCGGGGGAATTAGCAAGCATGGGTAAGATTTTAAGCGTCTATTTGGCCCACAAGCACAGCGCGTATTTTATTTTAAACGCTTTGAGTTATGGCTTTAGCCACCAAGATAGAGCGATCATTTGCTTATTGGCGCAATTCAGCCATAAAAAAATCCCTAAAGACAATGCTATCGCCCACATGAGCGCGATGATGCCAAGCCTTTTAACCTTACAATGGCTGAGTTTCATCCTTTCTTTAGCCGAAAATTTGTGCCTGACAGACAGCCATCATCTAAAATACACGCTAGAAAAAAACAAGCTTGTGATCCATTCTAATGGTGCGCTTTACTTGGCTAAAGAGATGCTCCCTAAACTCGTTAAGCCCATTCCTTTGATGATAGAGTTTGCTTGA
- a CDS encoding 4Fe-4S dicluster domain-containing protein — translation MSLLVNDECIACDACREECPSEAIEEGDPIYNIDPDRCTECYGYDDEPRCVSVCPVDAILPDPNNAESKEELKYKYEILKEQD, via the coding sequence ATGTCATTATTGGTGAATGATGAATGCATTGCATGCGATGCTTGCAGAGAAGAATGCCCTAGTGAGGCGATTGAAGAGGGCGATCCCATTTATAATATTGATCCAGATCGATGCACGGAGTGTTACGGGTATGATGATGAGCCTCGTTGCGTGAGCGTATGCCCTGTAGATGCGATTTTACCGGATCCTAACAACGCAGAGAGCAAAGAGGAATTGAAATACAAATACGAAATCTTAAAAGAGCAAGACTAA
- a CDS encoding lipid A biosynthesis lauroyl acyltransferase (acylates the intermediate (KDO)2-lipid IVA to form (KDO)2-(lauroyl)-lipid IVA; essential for survival; plays a role in cell responses to environmental changes), with the protein MTYKERLIHEKILKQGDKGFKTELRILSIFIVESLVNILGFILAKMPHLWFLRCIKAVAWLMKTFDRRRYFDAKANLDFVFGDSKSEEEKKRIIKKGYENFAFIILETIRVIFIPKDEYDARFTLINEENVWKSLNKEGQAITLCMHFGYWEAVGTTLAQYYKDYGRGCLGRLTKFAPINHMIMSRREAFGVRFVNKVGAMKELIKMYNQGNGLVGILVDQNVAPKDGVVVKFFNKDATHTTIASILSRRYNIDIQPVFIDFNDDYSHYTATYYPSMRSKITDNAENDVLECTQAQASLCEEVIKKHPESYFWFHRRFKSTHPEIYQR; encoded by the coding sequence ATGACTTATAAAGAACGACTCATACACGAAAAAATATTAAAACAAGGCGACAAGGGTTTTAAAACAGAACTGCGCATTTTGAGTATTTTTATCGTGGAATCTTTAGTGAATATTTTGGGGTTTATTTTAGCCAAAATGCCTCATTTGTGGTTTTTAAGGTGCATCAAAGCTGTGGCGTGGCTCATGAAAACTTTTGATAGGCGCCGTTATTTTGACGCTAAAGCCAATTTGGATTTTGTGTTTGGGGATTCTAAAAGCGAAGAAGAGAAAAAAAGGATTATTAAAAAGGGTTATGAAAATTTTGCTTTCATTATTTTAGAAACCATTAGAGTGATCTTTATCCCTAAAGATGAATACGACGCTCGCTTCACGCTCATCAATGAAGAAAATGTGTGGAAGTCTTTAAACAAGGAAGGCCAAGCGATCACTTTATGCATGCATTTTGGCTATTGGGAAGCGGTAGGCACGACTTTAGCGCAATATTATAAGGACTATGGTAGGGGGTGTTTGGGGCGTTTGACTAAATTCGCTCCTATCAATCACATGATCATGAGCAGGCGAGAGGCGTTTGGGGTGCGTTTTGTCAATAAAGTGGGAGCGATGAAAGAACTCATTAAAATGTATAATCAAGGCAATGGCCTTGTGGGGATTTTAGTGGATCAAAATGTTGCGCCTAAAGATGGGGTGGTGGTGAAATTCTTCAATAAAGACGCTACGCACACCACGATCGCTTCTATTTTATCGCGCCGTTACAATATAGACATTCAGCCGGTATTCATTGATTTTAATGACGATTATTCGCATTACACAGCGACCTATTACCCGAGTATGCGCTCTAAAATCACCGATAATGCTGAGAACGATGTTTTAGAATGCACGCAAGCCCAAGCGAGTTTGTGCGAAGAAGTGATTAAAAAGCATCCGGAAAGTTATTTTTGGTTCCATAGGCGTTTTAAAAGCACCCACCCTGAGATTTATCAAAGATAG
- a CDS encoding indole-3-glycerol phosphate synthase — protein MQEIGILENLQKSLALKEGMLSYEMLGKSLSYNPYLPRVIPQTKDCVFVTPDEVLEKILKENTRTDCVIVNFKGLYEIGVPSVFDLEVLGLLRRHASSLIVHQDLFISHYQLLESLVQGSDGVILDEELLKEDLKGMVEFSWRLGLGVFVETHKPDYTHLKDLGVLGVLEKVPHSYNQKKIVFLD, from the coding sequence ATGCAAGAAATAGGGATTTTAGAAAATTTACAAAAAAGCTTAGCCTTAAAAGAGGGCATGCTCTCTTATGAAATGCTGGGTAAAAGCCTATCGTATAACCCTTACTTGCCTAGAGTCATTCCTCAAACTAAAGATTGTGTTTTTGTAACCCCTGATGAGGTTTTAGAAAAGATTTTGAAAGAAAACACCCGCACCGATTGCGTCATTGTCAATTTCAAAGGATTATACGAAATAGGCGTGCCAAGCGTGTTTGATTTAGAAGTTTTAGGGTTATTGCGCCGCCATGCGAGTTCTTTGATTGTCCATCAGGATCTTTTCATCAGCCACTACCAGCTTTTAGAATCGCTTGTTCAAGGCTCTGATGGGGTCATTTTAGATGAAGAGCTTTTAAAAGAAGATCTAAAAGGCATGGTAGAATTTTCTTGGCGTTTGGGCTTAGGCGTGTTTGTAGAAACCCACAAGCCAGATTACACCCATTTAAAAGATTTAGGGGTTTTAGGCGTGCTAGAAAAAGTCCCCCATTCTTATAATCAAAAAAAAATAGTCTTTTTAGATTGA
- the waaC gene encoding lipopolysaccharide heptosyltransferase I, with protein sequence MKIAIVRLSALGDIIVSAVFLTLIKERFTNAQIEWFVDERFGAILEHSPYIDKLHPIALKSTLTTFNPLKIFKLFKSLRAYEYDIVIDMQGLIKSALITQMLKAPKKVGFDCTSAREGLSAFFYSQKVSIAYNEPVLKRNFTLLSHALNLPQKEISEEISEGLSSRSKVFSYQDSPKVDALNLNKNKLKILFVLETSKINKTYPIERFKELALMLENFQICLLWHADEDKATALYGALKNQCDVLLLPKLTLNEVKALLFKMDLIIGGDTGITHLAWALQKPSITLYGNTPMERFKLESPINVSLTGNSNANYHKKDFSIQNIEPKKIKECVLNILKEKE encoded by the coding sequence TTGAAAATAGCGATTGTCAGGCTTTCAGCGCTTGGGGATATTATCGTGAGCGCGGTGTTTTTAACGCTGATTAAAGAGCGTTTTACTAACGCTCAAATAGAATGGTTCGTGGATGAAAGATTTGGCGCGATTTTAGAGCATTCCCCTTATATTGATAAATTACACCCCATCGCTTTAAAAAGCACTCTTACGACCTTTAACCCTTTGAAGATTTTCAAACTTTTTAAATCTTTAAGGGCTTATGAATACGATATAGTCATTGACATGCAAGGCTTGATCAAATCCGCTCTCATCACTCAAATGTTAAAAGCCCCTAAAAAAGTCGGCTTTGATTGCACTTCGGCTAGAGAGGGTTTGAGCGCGTTTTTTTACTCGCAAAAAGTTTCTATCGCTTATAATGAGCCTGTTTTAAAGCGCAATTTCACGCTCCTTTCTCATGCCCTAAACTTGCCCCAAAAAGAAATTTCAGAAGAAATTTCAGAGGGCTTAAGCTCTCGATCTAAAGTGTTTTCTTACCAAGATTCTCCAAAAGTTGATGCACTAAATTTGAATAAAAACAAGCTAAAAATCCTTTTTGTTTTAGAAACTTCTAAAATCAATAAAACCTACCCCATAGAGCGTTTTAAAGAGCTGGCTTTGATGCTAGAAAATTTTCAAATTTGCTTGCTATGGCATGCTGATGAAGATAAAGCCACTGCACTTTATGGCGCTTTAAAAAACCAATGCGATGTGTTATTGCTCCCCAAACTCACTTTAAACGAGGTTAAGGCGTTGCTCTTTAAAATGGATTTGATCATTGGGGGCGATACGGGTATTACGCATTTAGCATGGGCGTTGCAAAAACCCAGCATCACCCTTTATGGCAACACGCCCATGGAGCGTTTTAAATTAGAAAGCCCGATCAATGTTTCGCTCACCGGTAATTCAAACGCCAACTACCATAAAAAGGATTTTTCTATCCAAAACATAGAGCCTAAAAAAATTAAAGAATGCGTTTTAAACATTTTAAAGGAAAAAGAATGA
- the tgt gene encoding tRNA guanosine(34) transglycosylase Tgt produces the protein MDFQLQATDKHARAGLLNLAHSQVETPIFMPVGTQGCIKSLDAMDMQEILGAKLILANTYHMYLRPGEKVVEQLGGLHRFAQFHGSFLTDSGGFQAFSLSDNVKLQEDGIVFKSHIDGSKHLFTPAKVLDIQYSLNSDIMMVLDDLVGLPAPLKRLEESIKRSARWANLSLEYHKQKNRPNNNLFAIIQGGTHLKMRSLSVGLTHEGFDGYAIGGLAVGESADEMLETIAHTAPLLPKDKPRYLMGVGTPENILDAIGLGVDMFDCVMPTRNARNATLFTHFGKISIKNAPYKLDDTPIEENCACYTCKRYSKAYLHHLFRAKELTYARLASLHNLHFYLELVKNARNAILEKRFLSFKKEFLEKYHSRSH, from the coding sequence ATGGATTTTCAACTCCAAGCGACTGACAAACACGCGCGAGCTGGTCTTTTAAATTTAGCCCACTCTCAAGTAGAGACACCCATTTTTATGCCTGTAGGCACGCAAGGCTGTATCAAATCTTTAGACGCTATGGATATGCAAGAAATTTTAGGTGCTAAACTCATTCTAGCCAACACCTATCACATGTATTTAAGGCCGGGTGAGAAAGTGGTTGAACAATTAGGGGGCTTGCATCGTTTCGCTCAATTTCATGGGAGTTTTTTAACCGATAGTGGAGGGTTTCAAGCCTTTAGTTTGAGCGATAATGTCAAATTGCAAGAAGACGGGATTGTTTTTAAATCCCATATTGATGGGAGCAAGCATTTATTCACGCCCGCTAAAGTTTTGGACATTCAATATTCTTTAAATAGCGATATTATGATGGTTTTAGACGATTTAGTGGGCTTGCCCGCTCCCTTAAAGCGCCTTGAAGAATCCATTAAAAGAAGCGCTAGATGGGCGAATCTTAGCCTAGAATACCACAAGCAAAAAAACCGCCCCAACAACAACCTTTTTGCCATTATCCAAGGTGGGACGCATTTGAAAATGCGCAGCCTTAGCGTGGGATTAACGCATGAGGGTTTTGATGGCTATGCTATAGGCGGTTTAGCGGTGGGGGAAAGCGCAGATGAAATGCTAGAAACCATCGCGCACACCGCCCCCTTGCTCCCCAAAGACAAGCCTCGCTACTTAATGGGCGTAGGCACGCCTGAAAACATTTTAGACGCTATCGGTTTAGGGGTGGATATGTTTGATTGCGTGATGCCCACCAGAAACGCCAGAAACGCCACCCTTTTCACGCATTTTGGCAAGATTTCTATCAAAAACGCGCCCTATAAATTGGATGATACCCCTATTGAAGAAAATTGCGCATGTTATACTTGCAAACGCTATTCTAAAGCCTATTTGCACCATTTGTTTAGGGCTAAAGAACTCACTTACGCTCGTTTGGCCAGTTTGCACAATTTGCATTTTTATTTAGAGCTGGTTAAAAACGCCAGAAACGCCATTTTAGAAAAGCGGTTTTTGAGTTTTAAAAAAGAGTTTTTGGAGAAATACCACTCCCGCTCTCATTGA